A section of the Pimelobacter simplex genome encodes:
- a CDS encoding GMC oxidoreductase, translating into MTDFDYDVLVIGSGFGGSVTALRLTEKGYKVGVLEAGARFSDDDFADNSWDLKKYLYAPSAGCYGIQRIDMVKDCLILAGAGVGGGSLVYANTLYEALDPFYTDPSWAHITDWKDELAPYYDQAKRMLGVVTYPRMTPSDEVMKKVADEMGVGDSFHATPVGVFFGGPGQEAGAQVEDPYFGGAGPQRNTCRDCGECMTGCRHNAKNTLVKNYLYLAEQNGAEVHPLTTVTRVRPLAGGGYQVDTRWTKAKLSRRTATKTYTAEQVVFSAAALGTQKLLHRLKAEGDLPHVSDRLGHLTRTNSESILGAIAPQGADVDYTEGVAITSSWHPDEHTHIEPVRYGKGSNAMSLMQTVLTDGDGPDPRWKVWLKELWKERRRVRDLYDVKHWSERVVIALVMQSVDNSITTFPKKVAGKWILSSKQGHGEPNPTWIPAANDAVRRMAAVMGGGTAGGTIGEPFNRPLTAHFIGGCTIGDSPETGVVDPYQRMFGHPGLHIVDGSAISANLGVNPSLTITAQAERAMAFWPNKGEADSRPALGASYARIEPVAPQAPVVPDDAPAALRLPIVGVS; encoded by the coding sequence ATGACCGACTTCGACTACGACGTCCTCGTCATCGGCTCCGGCTTCGGCGGCTCGGTCACCGCGCTGCGGCTGACCGAGAAGGGCTACAAGGTCGGTGTCCTCGAGGCCGGCGCGCGGTTCAGCGACGACGACTTCGCCGACAACTCCTGGGACCTCAAGAAGTACCTCTACGCCCCGTCCGCCGGCTGCTACGGCATCCAGCGCATCGACATGGTCAAGGACTGCCTGATCCTGGCCGGCGCGGGCGTCGGCGGCGGCTCCCTGGTCTACGCCAACACGCTCTACGAGGCGCTCGACCCGTTCTACACCGACCCGTCGTGGGCCCACATCACCGACTGGAAGGACGAGCTGGCGCCGTACTACGACCAGGCCAAGCGGATGCTGGGCGTGGTCACCTACCCGCGGATGACGCCCTCGGACGAGGTGATGAAGAAGGTCGCCGACGAGATGGGGGTGGGCGACTCCTTCCACGCCACGCCGGTCGGCGTCTTCTTCGGCGGTCCCGGCCAGGAGGCCGGCGCCCAGGTCGAGGACCCCTACTTCGGCGGCGCCGGGCCGCAGCGCAACACCTGTCGCGACTGCGGCGAGTGCATGACCGGCTGCCGGCACAACGCCAAGAACACGCTGGTCAAGAACTACCTCTACCTCGCCGAGCAGAACGGCGCCGAGGTGCACCCGCTGACCACGGTGACCCGGGTCCGGCCGCTGGCCGGCGGGGGCTACCAGGTCGACACGCGCTGGACCAAGGCCAAGCTCTCGCGGCGCACCGCCACCAAGACCTACACCGCCGAGCAGGTCGTCTTCTCCGCTGCCGCCCTCGGCACCCAGAAGCTGCTCCACCGGCTCAAGGCCGAGGGCGACCTGCCCCACGTCTCGGACCGCCTCGGTCACCTGACCCGGACCAACTCCGAGTCGATCCTCGGCGCGATCGCGCCCCAGGGCGCCGACGTCGACTACACCGAGGGCGTCGCGATCACCTCGTCGTGGCACCCCGACGAGCACACCCACATCGAGCCGGTGCGCTACGGCAAGGGCAGTAACGCCATGTCGCTCATGCAGACCGTGCTCACCGACGGCGACGGGCCCGACCCGCGCTGGAAGGTGTGGCTCAAGGAGCTGTGGAAGGAGCGCCGCCGGGTCCGCGACCTCTACGACGTCAAGCACTGGTCCGAGCGGGTCGTCATCGCCCTGGTGATGCAGTCGGTCGACAACTCGATCACGACCTTCCCCAAGAAGGTCGCCGGCAAGTGGATCCTGTCCTCCAAGCAGGGCCACGGCGAGCCCAACCCGACCTGGATCCCCGCCGCCAACGACGCCGTACGGCGGATGGCCGCGGTGATGGGCGGCGGCACCGCCGGCGGCACCATCGGCGAGCCATTCAACCGCCCGCTGACCGCCCACTTCATCGGCGGCTGCACCATCGGCGACAGCCCCGAGACCGGCGTGGTCGACCCCTACCAGCGGATGTTCGGGCACCCCGGGCTGCACATCGTCGACGGCTCGGCGATCTCGGCCAACCTGGGCGTCAACCCGTCGCTGACGATCACCGCCCAGGCCGAGCGGGCGATGGCCTTCTGGCCCAACAAGGGCGAGGCGGACTCCCGCCCGGCGCTCGGAGCGTCGTACGCGCGGATCGAGCCGGTCGCCCCGCAGGCGCCCGTCGTCCCGGACGACGCCCCGGCGGCCCTGCGGCTGCCCATCGTGGGTGTGAGCTGA
- a CDS encoding InlB B-repeat-containing protein, protein MTCLPATGGPAAGLVILGVLLVAAGLVLTLPRRSTRVLVAALLVLGVAGASTLTPTEAQAASADCAPASPGQPGQPGQPGTPSSPQGLGPHGSDPDFEPAPGADPGRRHTLTYRAGAGGTLGGTTKQRVRHGGAGTAVTALPRAGHRFVRWSDGKTANPRTDRSVTADLTVTATFAAKTYRVRYLAGPGGALTGATDQRVAHGRDATPVTAVSGAGHHFVRWSDGSTANPRTDAAVVADLSVRAEFARTVVRLQYVAGPGGTVTGDLDQRIDRGASGTAVSAVPDAGRTFVRWSDGSTDNPRTDTAVLADATLTAVFAARTYVLTYLPGPGGSLSPSAPQLVEHGADGPAVTATPSLGYLFVRWSDGSTANPRTDTAVTADLSVSAEFALDTHTVSYAAGPGGSIGGTTPQTVDHGTGTTAVTAVPDTGFRFVRWSDGGTANPRSDSPVTADLSVTAEFAVQTYRVRYLAGAGGSVTGDADQTVDHGTGTTAVTAAPDAGFQFVRWNDGSTANPRTDAAVVADLTVTAEFETSIALAAQGHTSGSVPDPTARTVSLRNPDATTAEYVLIPTNLGPQGTQLTVSVTGNAARAAVAPGGTTNAADPHASARRGAVALVEARRGQSTSDTPLAPPARVPAGAVPTVGQTMTLNRDPSNTCTTGTAAAATVRAVGDHVVLIADDANPVGGFDATDYADLLASLEAVATAVTDVLGDVPDVDRNGRVVVFVTRGVNELSPPASSQVEIARALPRDLLTQTECATSNVGEVVYALAPDPTGAVNSNVRTLSFAKGQLPAAFAHELAHQIMDGERLAAGTPLDGTWLAEAVADMAIETAFYPLTTGLDPLQNIRLSMLTTGPNAGTRVAAFNGFVNLNFGRYRAWLQAPTANPILGPDDTVSLATRGGAWAFLGYAADRRAGGSVSARNAFLRSLATGPETGTGRLAAALGTDPAAWLQDFAVAAFTDDRAGLAPLGTSPPFTMPSWDFPSVFGGLGGFPLATAALDAGGSTTNTYASHGGSRYVLFDIAAGATATVTVTLTALTPADPTMGYRIVRLR, encoded by the coding sequence GTGACGTGCCTGCCCGCAACCGGCGGTCCGGCCGCCGGCCTGGTGATCCTCGGTGTGCTCCTCGTGGCCGCCGGACTCGTGCTGACCCTCCCCCGACGCTCGACGCGCGTCCTGGTGGCGGCCCTGCTGGTGCTCGGCGTCGCCGGTGCGAGCACGCTGACGCCCACCGAGGCGCAGGCCGCGAGCGCCGACTGCGCCCCCGCATCCCCGGGGCAGCCCGGTCAGCCGGGGCAGCCCGGCACCCCGTCGTCGCCGCAGGGCCTCGGGCCGCACGGCTCCGACCCGGACTTCGAGCCGGCTCCCGGCGCCGACCCCGGGCGTCGGCACACGCTCACCTACCGCGCCGGCGCCGGTGGCACCCTCGGTGGGACGACGAAGCAGCGGGTCCGCCACGGCGGCGCCGGCACCGCCGTCACCGCGCTCCCCCGCGCCGGCCACCGCTTCGTGCGCTGGAGCGACGGCAAGACCGCCAACCCGCGCACCGACCGGTCCGTCACCGCCGACCTGACGGTGACGGCCACGTTCGCCGCGAAGACCTACCGGGTCCGCTACCTCGCCGGCCCCGGCGGCGCCCTCACCGGCGCCACCGACCAGCGGGTCGCGCACGGCCGGGACGCCACCCCCGTCACCGCCGTCTCCGGCGCCGGCCACCACTTCGTCCGCTGGAGCGACGGCAGCACCGCCAACCCCCGCACCGACGCCGCCGTGGTCGCCGACCTGAGCGTGCGCGCCGAGTTCGCGCGGACCGTCGTCCGCCTGCAGTACGTCGCGGGCCCGGGCGGCACCGTGACCGGCGATCTCGACCAGCGGATCGACCGGGGCGCGAGCGGCACCGCCGTGAGCGCGGTCCCCGACGCCGGACGGACGTTCGTGCGGTGGAGCGACGGCAGCACCGACAACCCGCGCACCGACACCGCCGTCCTCGCCGACGCGACGCTGACGGCCGTGTTCGCCGCGCGGACCTACGTCCTCACCTACCTCCCCGGCCCCGGCGGGTCGCTCAGCCCGAGCGCACCGCAGCTGGTCGAGCACGGCGCCGACGGACCCGCCGTGACGGCGACCCCGTCCCTCGGCTACCTCTTCGTGCGCTGGAGTGACGGCAGCACCGCCAACCCCCGCACCGACACCGCCGTCACCGCCGACCTGAGTGTCAGCGCCGAGTTCGCCCTCGACACCCACACCGTCAGCTACGCCGCCGGCCCCGGCGGCAGCATCGGCGGGACGACGCCGCAGACGGTCGACCACGGGACCGGCACCACCGCGGTGACCGCCGTCCCCGACACGGGCTTCCGCTTCGTCCGGTGGAGCGACGGCGGCACCGCCAACCCGCGCTCCGACTCCCCGGTCACGGCCGACCTGTCGGTGACGGCCGAGTTCGCCGTGCAGACCTACCGGGTGCGGTACCTGGCCGGAGCGGGCGGCTCCGTGACCGGGGACGCCGACCAGACGGTCGACCACGGGACCGGCACCACCGCGGTGACCGCGGCCCCCGACGCCGGCTTCCAGTTCGTCCGCTGGAACGACGGCAGCACCGCCAACCCGCGCACCGACGCCGCCGTCGTCGCCGACCTCACCGTGACCGCGGAGTTCGAGACCAGCATCGCGCTGGCGGCGCAGGGCCACACGAGCGGGAGCGTGCCGGACCCGACGGCCCGCACCGTCAGCCTGCGCAACCCGGACGCCACGACCGCCGAGTACGTCCTGATCCCCACCAATCTCGGACCGCAGGGCACCCAGCTCACGGTGAGCGTCACCGGGAACGCCGCAAGGGCCGCGGTGGCTCCGGGCGGCACCACCAACGCGGCCGACCCGCACGCCTCGGCCCGGCGCGGCGCCGTCGCACTGGTCGAGGCCCGGCGCGGTCAGAGCACCTCGGACACCCCCCTCGCTCCGCCGGCACGAGTGCCGGCCGGCGCCGTGCCCACCGTGGGGCAGACGATGACGCTCAACCGCGACCCGTCGAACACCTGCACCACAGGCACGGCCGCCGCCGCCACGGTCCGGGCCGTCGGCGACCACGTCGTCCTCATCGCGGACGACGCGAACCCGGTGGGCGGATTCGACGCCACGGACTACGCCGACCTGCTCGCCTCGCTCGAGGCCGTCGCGACCGCCGTCACCGACGTGCTGGGCGACGTCCCCGACGTCGACCGGAACGGCCGGGTCGTCGTCTTCGTCACCCGTGGTGTCAATGAGCTCAGCCCGCCGGCCAGCAGCCAGGTCGAGATCGCCCGCGCCCTGCCGCGTGACCTGCTCACGCAGACCGAGTGCGCCACCAGCAACGTCGGCGAGGTCGTCTACGCGCTGGCGCCCGACCCGACGGGTGCCGTCAACTCCAACGTCCGCACCCTGAGCTTCGCGAAGGGTCAGCTGCCGGCGGCCTTCGCCCACGAGCTCGCCCACCAGATCATGGACGGCGAGCGGCTCGCCGCCGGCACTCCCCTCGACGGCACCTGGCTCGCCGAGGCCGTCGCCGACATGGCGATCGAGACCGCCTTCTACCCGCTCACCACCGGGCTCGATCCGCTGCAGAACATCCGGCTGAGCATGCTCACCACCGGACCGAACGCCGGCACTCGGGTCGCCGCGTTCAACGGCTTCGTGAACCTGAACTTCGGCCGCTACCGCGCCTGGCTCCAGGCGCCGACGGCCAACCCGATCCTCGGGCCGGACGACACCGTGAGCCTGGCCACCCGCGGCGGCGCGTGGGCCTTCCTCGGCTACGCGGCGGACCGGCGGGCCGGCGGCTCCGTGAGCGCCCGCAACGCCTTCCTGCGCTCCCTCGCGACCGGCCCGGAGACGGGCACCGGACGCCTGGCCGCGGCCCTCGGCACGGACCCGGCCGCGTGGCTGCAGGACTTCGCCGTCGCAGCCTTCACCGACGACCGGGCCGGCCTGGCTCCGCTGGGGACGAGTCCGCCGTTCACGATGCCCTCCTGGGACTTCCCGTCCGTGTTCGGCGGCCTCGGCGGCTTCCCGCTCGCCACGGCGGCCCTCGACGCCGGCGGGAGCACCACCAACACCTACGCCTCCCACGGCGGCTCGCGCTATGTGCTGTTCGACATCGCGGCGGGCGCGACGGCGACGGTGACGGTGACGCTGACGGCGCTCACCCCCGCCGACCCGACCATGGGCTACCGGATCGTCCGCCTGCGCTGA
- the guaA gene encoding glutamine-hydrolyzing GMP synthase: protein MTAAAENQPEHDHDLVLVVDFGAQYAQLIARRVREARVYSEIVPHTMPVAEMVARNPKAIILSGGPSSVYAEGAPTIDPAIFSAGPAVFGMCYGFQLMAAHLGGTVSATGAREYGRTRVTTSLPGTLLAGIPAEHNAWMSHGDSVSAAPEGFTVLASTEVTPVAAFENVDRGLAGVQWHPEVLHSEHGQKILEHFLWDIAGCRQTWTIGNIAEEQIARIREQIGPDGRAICGLSGGVDSAVAAAIVQKAIGDRLTCVYVDHGLMRKGETEQIERDFVAATGAKLVIVDAEKQFLDALAGVSEPEAKRKIIGREFIRAFEGAELEVIKGAPEGTKVGFLVQGTLYPDIVESGHGAGTSTIKSHHNVGGLPEDLEFELVEPLRELFKDEVRAVGAQLGLPSVIVQRQPFPGPGLGIRIIGEVTRERLDLLRDADAIAREEMTAAGLDGDIWQMPVVLLADVRSVGVQGDGRTYGHPVVLRPVTSEDAMTADWARLPYEVLEKISTRITNEVADVNRVTVDITSKPPGTIEWE from the coding sequence ATGACGGCGGCCGCGGAGAACCAGCCCGAGCACGACCACGACCTGGTCCTGGTGGTGGACTTCGGGGCGCAGTACGCCCAGCTGATCGCCCGCCGGGTGCGCGAGGCGCGGGTCTACTCCGAGATCGTGCCGCACACCATGCCCGTGGCCGAGATGGTCGCCCGCAACCCCAAGGCGATCATCCTCTCCGGCGGTCCCTCCTCGGTCTACGCCGAGGGCGCGCCGACGATCGACCCGGCGATCTTCTCGGCCGGACCCGCCGTGTTCGGCATGTGCTACGGCTTCCAGCTCATGGCCGCCCACCTCGGCGGCACCGTGTCGGCGACCGGCGCCCGCGAGTACGGCCGGACCCGGGTCACCACCAGCCTGCCCGGCACGCTGCTCGCCGGCATCCCCGCCGAGCACAACGCGTGGATGTCCCACGGCGACTCGGTCAGCGCGGCCCCCGAGGGCTTCACGGTCCTCGCCTCGACCGAGGTCACCCCGGTCGCCGCCTTCGAGAACGTCGACCGCGGCCTGGCCGGCGTCCAGTGGCACCCCGAGGTGCTGCACTCCGAGCACGGCCAGAAGATCCTCGAGCACTTCCTCTGGGACATCGCCGGCTGCCGCCAGACCTGGACCATCGGCAATATCGCCGAGGAGCAGATCGCCCGCATCCGCGAGCAGATCGGCCCCGACGGCCGCGCCATCTGCGGCCTGTCCGGCGGCGTCGACTCCGCGGTCGCCGCGGCCATCGTGCAGAAGGCGATCGGCGACCGGCTCACCTGCGTCTACGTCGACCACGGCCTCATGCGCAAGGGCGAGACCGAGCAGATCGAGCGCGACTTCGTCGCCGCCACCGGCGCCAAGCTCGTCATCGTCGACGCCGAGAAGCAGTTCCTCGACGCCCTCGCCGGCGTCAGCGAGCCCGAGGCCAAGCGCAAGATCATCGGCCGCGAGTTCATCCGCGCCTTCGAGGGCGCCGAGCTCGAGGTGATCAAGGGCGCCCCCGAGGGCACCAAGGTCGGCTTCCTCGTCCAGGGCACGCTCTACCCCGACATCGTCGAGTCCGGCCACGGCGCCGGCACCTCGACCATCAAGTCCCACCACAACGTCGGCGGCCTGCCCGAGGACCTCGAGTTCGAGCTCGTCGAGCCGCTGCGTGAGCTCTTCAAGGACGAGGTCCGCGCCGTCGGCGCCCAGCTCGGCCTGCCCAGCGTCATCGTCCAGCGCCAGCCCTTCCCGGGCCCCGGCCTCGGCATCCGCATCATCGGCGAGGTCACCCGCGAGCGCCTCGACCTGCTGCGCGACGCCGACGCCATCGCCCGCGAGGAGATGACCGCCGCCGGCCTCGACGGCGACATCTGGCAGATGCCCGTCGTCCTGCTGGCCGACGTCCGCTCGGTCGGCGTCCAGGGCGACGGCCGTACCTACGGGCACCCCGTCGTGCTGCGGCCGGTGACCTCTGAGGACGCCATGACCGCCGACTGGGCGCGCCTGCCCTACGAGGTGCTCGAGAAGATCTCGACCCGGATCACCAACGAGGTGGCCGACGTCAACCGGGTCACCGTCGACATCACGTCGAAGCCGCCGGGCACCATCGAGTGGGAGTGA
- a CDS encoding abortive infection family protein, whose amino-acid sequence MATFSKKVLRLLPEELTNTILRDIDALFEDNKIPLGPPQRLDNDTSERRERTRRYLASIDFVNPSHAARLTGVYSDTLQRIATRRNEPGFEPAYLDRWVRTLRAEGFEVDETTFAVMDPSGPAVGFTADALAALTDAGVIHDHLARLGEAVDTDPRLAVSAAKALIESTAKLVLTERGKTYSKAAKVPALVTAAQESLGLAAKAVSDENASLRQVLQSLVTLAQGVTEIRNQVGVDHGAESVPKWVRPRHARLVVGAAQVWCQLMLETLADAEAPWRKEAAL is encoded by the coding sequence GTGGCGACGTTCAGCAAGAAGGTGCTCCGGCTTCTCCCGGAGGAACTCACCAACACGATCCTGCGCGACATCGACGCGCTCTTCGAGGACAACAAGATCCCGCTCGGCCCGCCACAACGCCTCGACAACGACACGAGTGAGCGCCGCGAACGGACCCGGCGCTACCTCGCCTCGATCGACTTCGTGAACCCGTCCCACGCCGCGAGGTTGACCGGCGTCTACAGCGACACTCTGCAACGGATTGCGACCCGCCGGAACGAGCCCGGATTCGAGCCTGCCTATCTTGATCGGTGGGTGCGAACTCTCCGGGCCGAGGGCTTCGAGGTGGACGAGACGACGTTCGCCGTCATGGACCCGAGCGGTCCGGCAGTGGGTTTCACTGCCGATGCACTGGCGGCGCTTACCGACGCGGGAGTGATCCACGATCACCTCGCCCGTCTCGGCGAGGCCGTAGACACCGACCCCCGGCTTGCTGTGAGCGCCGCGAAGGCGCTCATCGAGTCAACAGCCAAGCTGGTCCTCACCGAGCGGGGGAAGACCTACTCGAAAGCCGCAAAGGTGCCCGCGCTCGTGACCGCCGCGCAAGAATCGTTGGGCCTCGCCGCGAAAGCCGTCAGCGACGAGAACGCATCACTTCGACAAGTGCTCCAATCGCTCGTGACGCTGGCGCAGGGTGTGACCGAGATCCGCAATCAGGTCGGTGTCGATCACGGGGCCGAGAGCGTCCCGAAATGGGTCCGGCCCCGGCACGCTCGGCTCGTCGTCGGCGCGGCTCAGGTCTGGTGCCAGTTGATGCTCGAAACCCTCGCCGACGCCGAAGCGCCGTGGCGCAAGGAAGCCGCGCTCTAG
- a CDS encoding DNA sulfur modification protein DndB — protein sequence MNDHKGEPLIVVRHLREVDDAGTKHYEAVVTGRWFDGAESDGALRLKGNIRPDWQTGKQGVKTKRKVDRWAEELLQNNAVMGNLSIRLDPSSAEFEMRQDEDGDWTMIVWSGGFDTAVDSQSRITAILKAARNPLGTFNPETTFATRIWVADDDLAARVGSDYNTRGDKVNDTAAKFAYQDTAEKRIARMLLTDSGHLGVDNVEVLKNNVSASSSKLVAFNTLTQAMESNWHGEPITQSEEEEQAKFLVSFWDELVKVRPEFGRLGKSDRQALRGASIAGTALSIYGVIAIADKVRQAGLDPRNVLGPLAEPVDIDGAARDYFSYENPVWTRIGALVLAEDRAGNERLTLRMSFQTRKAVAEELLRRTGLAA from the coding sequence GTGAACGACCACAAAGGCGAGCCGCTGATCGTCGTTCGGCATCTCAGAGAAGTCGACGACGCGGGAACGAAGCACTACGAGGCCGTCGTAACTGGGCGCTGGTTCGATGGAGCAGAGAGCGACGGGGCCCTCCGCCTGAAGGGAAACATCCGTCCCGACTGGCAGACCGGTAAGCAAGGAGTCAAGACGAAGCGCAAGGTGGACCGGTGGGCCGAGGAGCTTCTACAAAACAACGCAGTAATGGGCAACCTCAGCATCCGTCTTGACCCGTCGTCTGCCGAGTTCGAGATGAGGCAGGACGAAGACGGCGACTGGACGATGATCGTCTGGAGCGGCGGCTTCGACACCGCCGTCGACTCTCAATCCCGAATCACCGCGATCCTAAAGGCGGCGCGCAACCCGCTCGGGACATTTAACCCAGAGACGACATTCGCGACGCGCATCTGGGTGGCCGACGACGACCTGGCCGCCAGAGTCGGGTCGGACTACAATACGCGCGGCGACAAGGTGAACGACACGGCTGCGAAGTTCGCCTACCAGGACACTGCCGAAAAGCGGATCGCCCGCATGCTGCTCACTGACAGCGGGCACCTCGGAGTCGACAACGTCGAGGTCCTCAAGAACAACGTCTCAGCCTCGAGCTCAAAGCTGGTCGCCTTCAACACCCTGACTCAAGCGATGGAGTCAAACTGGCACGGCGAGCCCATCACGCAAAGCGAAGAGGAGGAGCAGGCAAAGTTCCTCGTGTCGTTTTGGGACGAGCTCGTCAAGGTTCGGCCCGAGTTCGGCCGGCTCGGCAAGTCGGACCGCCAGGCCCTTCGCGGAGCATCGATCGCGGGTACTGCTCTCAGCATTTACGGAGTCATTGCGATCGCCGACAAGGTTCGCCAGGCGGGCCTCGACCCACGAAATGTGCTAGGTCCGCTGGCCGAGCCAGTCGACATTGACGGCGCCGCTCGCGACTACTTCTCTTACGAGAACCCGGTGTGGACCCGGATCGGGGCGCTGGTACTGGCGGAGGACCGGGCCGGCAACGAACGACTGACGCTGCGCATGAGCTTCCAGACTCGCAAGGCCGTGGCCGAAGAGCTCCTACGCCGTACTGGGCTGGCAGCTTGA
- a CDS encoding helix-turn-helix domain-containing protein: MSKRAASYEQRAHRRAFGESVAQLRRQRGWTQEELAERAELHRSYIAAIETGGRNPTLDVIVKIATGLHVRVSQLFE; this comes from the coding sequence GTGTCCAAACGTGCCGCCTCGTACGAGCAGCGGGCGCATCGCAGGGCGTTCGGCGAGAGCGTGGCGCAGCTGAGACGCCAACGCGGCTGGACCCAGGAGGAGCTGGCCGAGCGGGCCGAGCTTCATCGCAGCTACATCGCCGCGATCGAGACCGGCGGCCGAAACCCCACGCTCGACGTCATCGTCAAGATTGCTACCGGCTTACACGTGCGAGTTTCACAGCTGTTCGAGTAG
- a CDS encoding IS256 family transposase: MALSQSALSELLEAFRTGDGVDMIRESVRTVLQELVEFEAAGAIGAERYERTEDRVTERNGTRPKLLATKAGDVELRIPKLRKGSFFPSILEPRRRIDQALYAVVMEAYVHGISTRSVDDLVVALGADSGISKSEVSRICEQLDESVGAFRTRPLDHTPFPYVYLDATYLHVRNKPGKGGQVVSMAVVVATGIAADGSREVLGLDVGDSEDETFWRSFLLSLKQRGLSGVQLVISDQHSGLVKALKRSFQGSAHQRCRVHFARNLLAHVPKSHADMVAAVFRTIFAQPDPEAVAAAWDEVRDQLAKSFPKVAPLMDEAKAEVLAFTAFPKAHWRKIWSTNPLERVNKEIKRRSRVVGIFPNAAAVIRLVGAVLIDMHDEWIAGDRRYLSEESMALLNDPMDTGDHAAIDSGE; encoded by the coding sequence ATGGCCTTGTCCCAGTCTGCCCTGTCTGAGTTGCTCGAGGCGTTCCGCACCGGCGATGGCGTCGACATGATCCGCGAGTCGGTCCGCACTGTGCTCCAAGAGCTCGTCGAGTTCGAAGCTGCGGGCGCGATCGGCGCCGAGCGCTACGAGCGCACCGAGGACCGCGTCACCGAACGCAACGGCACCCGTCCCAAGCTGCTGGCTACCAAGGCCGGCGACGTCGAGCTGCGGATCCCCAAGCTCCGCAAGGGATCGTTCTTCCCTTCGATCCTGGAGCCGCGGCGCCGGATCGACCAAGCGCTGTACGCGGTGGTGATGGAGGCCTACGTCCACGGCATCTCGACCAGGAGCGTGGACGACCTGGTCGTCGCCCTCGGCGCCGACTCCGGGATCAGCAAGTCCGAGGTCTCCCGGATCTGTGAGCAGCTCGATGAGTCGGTCGGCGCGTTCCGCACCCGGCCGCTGGACCACACGCCCTTCCCGTACGTCTACCTCGACGCGACCTACCTCCACGTCCGGAACAAGCCCGGCAAGGGCGGCCAGGTCGTATCCATGGCGGTCGTGGTCGCCACCGGGATCGCCGCCGACGGCAGCAGGGAGGTCCTCGGACTCGACGTCGGCGACAGCGAGGACGAGACGTTCTGGCGAAGCTTCCTGCTCAGCCTCAAGCAGCGCGGCCTGTCCGGAGTGCAGCTGGTCATCAGCGATCAGCACTCCGGGCTCGTGAAGGCGTTGAAGCGGTCCTTCCAAGGCTCCGCGCACCAGCGCTGCCGGGTCCACTTCGCCCGCAACCTGCTCGCGCACGTGCCCAAGAGCCACGCCGACATGGTCGCCGCGGTGTTCCGCACGATCTTCGCCCAGCCCGATCCCGAGGCCGTCGCCGCCGCGTGGGACGAGGTCCGCGACCAGCTCGCCAAGTCGTTCCCCAAGGTCGCTCCGCTGATGGACGAGGCCAAGGCCGAGGTCCTCGCGTTCACCGCGTTCCCCAAGGCCCACTGGCGCAAGATCTGGTCCACCAACCCGCTCGAGCGGGTCAACAAGGAGATCAAGCGCCGCAGCCGAGTGGTCGGGATCTTCCCGAACGCGGCCGCCGTGATCAGACTGGTCGGCGCGGTCCTCATCGACATGCACGACGAGTGGATCGCCGGCGATCGCCGCTACCTCTCAGAGGAGTCCATGGCGCTGCTCAACGACCCGATGGATACTGGTGACCACGCCGCCATCGACAGCGGCGAGTAG